One segment of Synchiropus splendidus isolate RoL2022-P1 chromosome 4, RoL_Sspl_1.0, whole genome shotgun sequence DNA contains the following:
- the cd164l2 gene encoding CD164 sialomucin-like 2 protein, which produces MQQLKVFYSALLLLAVVSLVLSQSDCSQAKSCDLCVGASMLNLTGCVWRLCPYDNDAGMCMKDEGSVADSSMNCSWTRVSELCSVVEIVAEGDKSDSEDKPNPEFSQAKFNMSSFIGGIILVLCLQAGGFFAMRFLKSKEQSSYDPIEQPQ; this is translated from the exons atgcagcagctgaaggtcttctactctgctctgctgcttctTGCTGTGGTCTCTCTGGTGCTGTCGCAGTCAG ATTGTTCTCAAgccaagtcatgtgacctgtgtgtCGGTGCCTCGATGCTCAACCTGACTGGCTGCGTGTGGAGGCTCTGTCCTTAtg ACAATGACGCTGGCATGTGCATGAAGGATGAGGGCAGCGTGGCAGACTCCTCCATGAACTGCAGCTGGACCAGAGTGTCGGAACTGTGCTCAG TCGTTGAGATCGTCGCTGAAGGAGACAAGAGTGACTCAG AGGACAAGCCCAACCCCGAGTTCTCCCAGGCCAAGTTTAACATGTCCAGCTTCATCGGGGGCATCATCCTGGTGCTGTGTCTGCAGGCCGGAGGCTTCTTCGCCATGCGCTTCCTGAAATCCAAAGAGCAGAGCAGCTACGACCCCAT AGAGCAGCCTCAGTGA
- the wasf2 gene encoding wiskott-Aldrich syndrome protein family member 2, whose amino-acid sequence MPLVTRNIEPRHVCRQTLPNKIRSELECVTNISLANIIRQLGSLSKYAEDVFGELFVQAGAFAIRVSSLGERVDRLQLKVTQLDPKEEEVSLQAINTRKAFRSSLTQDQQLFTRPSLPMPVQDTYTVCDPPPPLNHLSQYREDGREALKFYTDPSYFFDLWKEKMLQDTKDIMKEKRKHRKEKKDLNQRTLNPRKIKTRKEEWERRKMGEEFVVPKNDLTNSTEVLNGSIGSGEGFTSDGLEMSTGSYAYDPGSPPPPPGPDDFLPPPPPNMSYDYGAQNQKRASVLSPSHPPPAPPMTSPPPISRPNLSPPPAPPPPPPPSMFGVPPPPPGFDAPPSPPPFSANTSYPSPPAPPPPPMSAVSPPPPPPMAGGGPPPPPPPPPPGPPPPAFNASVPPPPPGGSDSAPKPAAAPAPAPAPAPAGDARSDLLQAIRQGFNLRKVEAQREQEKRDHFGNDVAAILSRRIAVECSDSEDDSSEFDDEEWSD is encoded by the exons ATGCCTCTGGTTACGAGGAACATAGAGCCGCGCCATGTGTGCCGTCAGACCCTTCCCAACAAGATCCGCAGCGAGCTGGAGTGTGTCACCAACATCAGCCTGGCCAACATCATCCGCCAGCTCGGCAGCCTCA GCAAGTATGCAGAGGATGTATTTGGGGAGTTGTTTGTGCAGGCTGGAGCATTTGCTATCAGAGTGAGCTCACTGGGAGAACGAGTGGACCGTCTTCAGTTGAAGGTCACCCAACTGGACCCGAAAGAAGAGGAGG TCTCCCTGCAGGCCATCAACACCCGAAAGGCGTTTCGTAGCAGCCTGACTCAGGATCAGCAGCTGTTCACCCGACCGTCTCTGCCAATGCCGGTTCAGGACACCTACACAGTTTGTGATCCGCCTCCTCCACTCAACCACCTCAGCCAGTACCG AGAGGATGGAAGAGAGGCCCTGAAGTTCTACACTGATCCTTCTTACTTCTTTGACCTGTGGAAGGAGAAGATGCTCCAAGACACCAAGGACATCATGAAGGAGAAACGAAAGCACAGG AAGGAGAAAAAGGACCTGAACCAGCGGACTCTGAATCCTCGTAAGATCAAGACCAGGAAGGAGGAGTGGGAACGCCGTAAGATGGGGGAGGAGTTTGTGGTTCCCAAAAACGATTTGAC gAATAGCACTGAGGTTCTCAACGGCAGCATTGGCTCTGGAGAGGGCTTCACGTCTGATGGCCTGGAGATGAGCACCGGCTCCTACGCCTACGACCccggctctcctcctccacctcctggcCCTGATGACTTCCTGCCTCCGCCACCTCCCAACATGTC GTACGATTATGGAGCGCAGAACCAGAAACGCGCCAGTGTCTTGAGTCCAAGCCATCCTCCTCCCGCTCCCCCTATGACCTCTCCACCTCCCATCTCCCGTCCTAACCTTTCCCCACCTCCGGCaccccctccgcctcctccaccttctatGTTCGGGGTCCCTCCACCGCCCCCTGGGTTCGACGCTCCGCCTTCCCCCCCTCCCTTCTCTGCAAACACCTCCTACccctctccacctgctcctccacctcctccaatGTCCGCAgtgtctcctcctccaccaccaccgatGGCAGGAGGgggtccacctcctcctcctcctccaccacccccAGGCCCACCTCCTCCGGCCTTCAACGCCTCTgtcccccctccacctcctggtGGTTCCGACTCTGCTCCCAAACCTGCCGCCgcacctgctcctgctcctgctcctgcaccTGCCGGAGATGCTCGCAGTGACCTGTTGCAGGCCATCAGACAAG GCTTCAACCTACGAAAAGTGGAGGCTCAGCGTGAGCAGGAGAAGAGGGATCACTTTGGCAACGACGTGGCCGCCATCCTGTCCCGCCGTATCGCCGTGGAGTGCAGCGACAGCGAAGACGACTCATCGGAGTTTGACGATGAAGAGTGGTCTGATTGA
- the gpr3 gene encoding G protein-coupled receptor 3 produces MDLSTSDLGWEESSGAEPLLPLDQLVNSVRNETAALTVWGVALCVSGTVIAAENAVVVTTILATPSLRAPVFLLLASLGLADLLAGVALVLHFLFWFCTRPSDWSELVTSGLLVTSLTASLCSLMGVALDRYLSLSHALTYGSGQSRRRAALLLLLVWLGACIIGAGPAMGWHCLDEASSCSVAPPLTRTYLSLLCGGFLIVVMVTLQLYAGICRVARRHAHAIATQRHFLPSSQSYASKHSSGRGFSRLILVLSVFVGCWMPFSLWGLLGDASSPPLYTYATLVPAAGSSLLNPILYSLRNKDIRKVLLQACCPHRCANSTHSHYPVDV; encoded by the coding sequence ATGGACCTGAGCACCTCTGACCTCGGCTGGGAAGAGTCCTCTGGCGCAGAGCCGCTCCTTCCTCTGGACCAGCTGGTCAACTCAGTCCGCAATGAGACCGCGGCCCTCACCGTTTGGGGCGTGGCCCTGTGCGTGTCGGGGACCGTCATCGCTGCTGAAAACGCCGTCGTCGTCACCACCATCTTGGCCACCCCCTCCCTGCGCGCCCCCGTCTTCCTGCTGCTCGCGAGCCTGGGACTGGCCGACCTCCTGGCGGGGGTGGCGTTGGTCCTGCACTTCCTCTTCTGGTTCTGTACACGGCCCAGTGACTGGTCAGAGCTGGTGACCTCAGGACTTCTGGTGACATCACTGACCGCCTCCCTGTGTAGCTTGATGGGCGTGGCCCTGGACCGGTACCTGTCGTTAAGCCACGCCCTCACCTACGGCTCAGGTCAATCGCGGCGCCGCGCCGCCCTCTTGCTGCTCCTGGTGTGGTTGGGCGCCTGCATCATCGGGGCGGGCCCTGCCATGGGGTGGCACTGTCTGGATGAGGCCAGTTCTTGCTCCGTAGCGCCCCCTCTGACTCGGACCTACCTGTCCCTGCTGTGCGGCGGCTTCCTAATCGTGGTCATGGTGACGCTGCAGCTATACGCCGGCATCTGCCGGGTGGCGCGGCGGCACGCGCATGCAATTGCCACGCAACGGCACTTTCTTCCCTCCAGCCAATCATATGCaagcaaacacagcagtgggCGGGGCTTCTCCAGGTTGATCTTGGTCCTGAGCGTGTTCGTGGGCTGCTGGATGCCGTTCTCACTGTGGGGGCTGCTGGGGGACGCCTCCAGCCCGCCGCTCTACACATATGCCACGCTGGTGCCGGCGGCCGGCAGCTCCCTGCTCAACCCCATCCTCTACAGTCTGAGGAACAAGGACATTCGGAAGGTTCTGCTGCAGGCGTGCTGTCCACACAGATGCGCCAACAGCACACACAGCCACTACCCCGTCGACGTCTAG
- the sytl1 gene encoding synaptotagmin-like protein 1 isoform X1, whose product MATEDSGALDLSHLTEAEQATILQVLQRDLELRRHDEGRIRRLLQRETDFKQLQTLSGAWFNEERNRRHLTRMSGSDLVYATIRHHKRTRSKVTDVPLASLFDAERAVTTHHKDTTLEADNRLCENKLEIENCQGSSKSAPTRRKNPVEQRLQHLYLSTSPPDCDVLTNGHSEESEEDLDGQDHDKDSLKDTETAYLKLSSSSGSLHSNYTLNGSMMSLFSSGVFGAVDVQGRMQFSLVYDTQKEELAVRIYRCEGIASGGKSHVDAYVKTYLLPDKSRKSKRKTVVKKKTENPVYDQTLKYKVRSCELRSRTLNMSVWHSEPLGSNVFLGEVEVPLGLWDWTCTEPLWQELQPRFQLNPETMSHRGTLMFSVKFVPEGHEGGGLPLSGELHIWLREAQGLLSTKGGAMDSYVKSYILPDASCQSGQKTRVVKRSVSPSYNHTMVYDGFQPGDLREACAELTVWHRDGTKTLVLGGIRLSSGTGLSYGETVSWMDSTEEEISVWTAVINNPNTWVDTSLPIRANLTHRSV is encoded by the exons ATGGCTACAGAGGACAGCGGCGCTTTGGACCTGAGCCACCTGACAGAAGCTGAGCAGGCTACAATCCTGCAGGTCTTGCAGCGAGACTTGGAATTGCGTCGTCATGATGAGGGACGCATAAG GAGGCTCCTTCAGCGAGAGactgacttcaaacagctgcagACTCTGTCGGGTGCCTGGTTCAACGAGGAGCGCAACAGGCGTCACCTGACCAGAATGTCCGGGAGCGACCTGGTCTACGCCACCATTAGACACCACAAGAGGACCCGGAGCAAAG TAACCGATGTGCCACTAGCTTCGCTGTTCGATGCAGAGCGAGCCGTGACCACCCACCACAAAGACACCACCTTGGAGGCTGACAACAGATTGTGTGAGAACAAGTTGGAGATTGAAAA TTGCCAGGGAAGTTCAAAATCTGCACCTACCAGAAGGAAAAATCCTGTGGAGCAG CGTCTCCAACATCTTTATCTTTCCACCTCGCCACCAG ACTGCGACGTGCTGACAAACGGCCACTCAGAAGAATCAGAG GAGGATTTGGACGGACAGGATCATGACAAAGACTCTTTGAAAGACACTGAAACAGCCTATCTGAAACTCAGCAGCTCATCGGGCAGCCTGCACTCTAACTACACG CTTAATGGCAGCATGATGAGTCTGTTCAGCTCGGGGGTTTTTGGAGCGGTGGACGTGCAGGGCCGCATGCAGTTCTCATTGGTCTACGACACCCAGAAGGAGGAGCTGGCGGTGCGGATCTataggtgcgagggcatcgcctCGGGAGGGAAGAGCCATGTGGACGC gtacGTCAAAACCTATCTCCTGCCGGACAAGTCCCGGAAGAGTAAAAGGAAAAcagtggtgaagaagaagacggAAAATCCTGTCTATGATCAAACACTCAAA TATAAGGTGAGGAGCTGCGAGCTAAGGAGTCGGACCTTGAACATGTCGGTGTGGCACTCGGAGCCGCTTGGGAGCAACGTGTTTTTAGGCGAGGTGGAGGTGCCTCTGGGTTTGTGGGACTGGACCTGCACGGAGCCTCTCTGGCAGGAGCTGCAGCCTCGG TTCCAGTTGAATCCAGAGACCATGAGCCATCGCGGGACCCTCATGTTTTCAGTGAAGTTCGTCCCAGAAGGACACGAGG GTGGGGGTCTACCGCTGAGTGGGGAGCTGCACATCTGGCTCCGGGAGGCTCAGGGTCTCCTGTCCACCAAGGGAGGGGCGATGGACTCTTATGTTAAAAG CTACATCCTCCCAGACGCCAGTTGTCAGAGCGGTCAGAAGACGCGGGTAGTGAAGCGCTCTGTCAGCCCGTCTTATAACCACACCATGGTCTACGATGGATTCCAGCCTGGCGACCTGAGAGAGGCATGTGCCGAACTCACCGTGTGGCATCGCGACGGCACCAAGACCCTGGTGTTGGGAGGAATCCGCCTCAGCAGTGGAACTG GTCTCAGTTATGGAGAAACGGTCAGCTGGATGGACTCTACAGAGGAAGAGATCTCGGTTTGGACTGCAGTGATCAACAACCCAAACACCTGGGTGGACACTTCCCTTCCCATCAGAGCAAACCTCACACACAGATCCGtgtga
- the clxn gene encoding calaxin encodes MSITKNSMKNLTEGLCRDHFSSTEVQCLVRHFHLLLREPTTPGGSQVGLDCGQFKWFLFKVFGMTDDTIMHEVFRTFDKDTDGIVSVREWIEGLSVCLRGSLDEKIKYCFHVYDLDSDEYISKEEMFHMLKNSLNREPEDDPEDGVRDLVEIATKMMDRDHDGRLSYADFEETVKEENLLLEAFGTCLPDIEKIEAFERQVFVD; translated from the exons ATGTCCATCACCAAGAACTCGATGAAAAATCTGACCGAAGGCCTCTGCAGAGACCACT TCAGCAGCACCGAGGTCCAGTGTCTGGTCCGACACTTCCACCTCCTGCTGCGGGAGCCCACCACACCCGGGGGGAGCCAGGTGGGCCTGGACTGTGGACAGTTCAAGTGGTTCCTCTTCAAGGTCTTTGGCATGACGGACGACACCATCATGCATGAAG TCTTCAGGACGTTTGACAAAGACACTGATGGAATCGTCAGCGTGAGAGAGTGGATAGAGGGTCTCTCCGTTTGCCTCCGTGGGAGCTTGGACGAGAAGATCAAGT ACTGCTTCCATGTGTATGACCTGGACAGCGATGAATACATCTCCAAGGAGGAGATGTTCCACATGCTGAAGAACAGCCTCAACAGGGAGCCTGAAGACGACCCTGAGGACGGGGTGCGGGACCTGGTGGAGATAGCAACAAAGATGATG GACCGCGACCACGATGGCAGGCTGTCCTACGCAGATTTTGAAGAGACTGTCAAAGAGGAAAATCTTCTACTTGAAGCTTTCGGAACTTGCCTCCCTGATATTGAG AAAATTGAAGCCTttgagagacaagtctttgtggATTAA
- the rbm48 gene encoding RNA-binding protein 48, translating to MAAPRQNNSSCWKVPEVYKHHEQQKVCISRPKYREGRKDRAVKVYTINLESCYVMIQGVPAIGVMNELVQLCALYGVVQEYRPLDEYPAEEFTEVYLVKFQRLTSARTAKRRMDETSFYGGVLHVCYAPEYETVEDTRLKLQDRRRYIMKAFHNRVSEKDREQIKTKGLQPAESHPERTHSRHQSTSVTQHKGDSREGATGESSDVNQYMLPPLPPPPQENPYNLAPNKQTEDKMGTLHNAITENSPMQGPGFMGASSHGDSQAEQTSSRSNSVKFLPRKAHMESRKRNMHEEAEPPHNCPLIGPQLPEPPKVDMEDDSLNRTVTQIRSTMKQVESVSVVQPPPKKIKPRRRI from the exons atggcggcaccGAGGCAAAACAACTCTAGTTGCTGGAAGGTCCCGGAGGTTTATAAACATCACGAGCAGCAGAAAGTATGTATATCCCGACCCAAATACAGGGAAGGGAGAAAGGACCGAGCTGTCAAA GTGTACACCATCAATTTAGAGTCATGTTATGTGATGATCCAAGGAGTCCCAGCTATCGGCGTTATGAACGAACTGGTCCAGCTATGTGCCCTGTACGGGGTGGTTCAGGAGTACAGGCCCTTGGATGAGTACCCTGCGGAGGAGTTCACTGAAGTCTACCTGGTCAAGTTCCAGAGACTGACCAGTGCAAG GACTGCTAAACGGCGCATGGACGAGACGAGTTTCTACGGTGGTGTGCTGCACGTGTGCTACGCCCCCGAGTATGAGACGGTGGAAGACACGAGGCTGAAACTGCAGGACCGAAGGAGATACATAATGAAGGCTTTTCATAATCGAG TGAGCGAGAAAGATCGGGAGCAAATAAAGACCAAGGGGCTCCAACCGGCGGAGAGTCATCCTGAGAGGACGCACTCGAGACATCAATCCACAAGTGTTACCCAGCACAAAGGAGACAGTAGAGAAGGAGCAACGGGAGAGAGTTCGGACGTAAACCAGTATATGCTCCCTCCTCTGCCCCCGCCTCCTCAGGAGAATCCTTATAACCTCGCTCCCAATAAGCAAACGGAGGACAAAATGGGAACTTTACATAATGCTATCACTGAAAACAGTCCCATGCAAGGACCGGGTTTTATGGGGGCTTCTTCACATGGAGACTCACAAGCAGAACAGACATCGAGTCGGTCAAATTCTGTTAAGTTTTTACCAAGGAAGGCGCACATGGAgagcagaaaaagaaacatgcaTGAGGAAGCAGAGCCGCCACACAACTGCCCCTTGATCGGACCACAGCTGCCAGAACCACCCAAAGTCGACATGGAGGATGACTCACTAAACAGAACCGTCACTCAAATCAGGAGCACCATGAAACAG GTGGAATCTGTGTCTGTCGTCCAGCCACCGCCAAAGAAGATAAAGCCGCGGCGCAGGATTTGA
- the LOC128757899 gene encoding probable methyltransferase-like protein 24, which yields MRGLVVRCFGSGGLQLRAGLLLILVPPLLLGLQLLVVGTRLPGDPGEGEQGQQVAFSVISIEPDRGRRGRRTAAVRYPVRTETSEDPREYAEENELHMRQVGPRPLEMQPWATDPPTFSSELSRLIRYISSPQVNCSKVLPPAASQWLLCAEEWLLSSAPCVAYSFSMSGGDADFLKTVSGLGCEVHTFDPSNSNVSRGYLGNRLAGLHGEGGVVRQHKTWLEWRARRKGKAGSKLGSVSGTLADIMTALGHHIVHFLYADLLSAEWRVFQNWIETGTLQRVHHLIAATHLQWPGFEVGGSEQEVLRYWFSVLQGLQSAGLKLVHTSAGPGQNVLRHAAAGAHSSYTLSWVNMRR from the exons ATGCGCGGCCTGGTGGTGCGCTGCTTCGGCTCCGGGGGTCTGCAGCTCCGCGCCGGGCTGCTTCTCATCCTGGTTCCCCCGCTGCTCCTTGGCCTCCAGCTGCTTGTGGTGGGGACCCGGCTGCCCGGTGACCCCGGGGAAGGGGAGCAGGGGCAACAGGTCGCTTTCTCGGTTATTAGCATCGAACCGGACAGAGGGCGGCGAGGCCGCAGGACTGCCGCGGTTCGGTATCCGGTTCGGACGGAGACGAGCGAGGATCCGAGGGAGTACGCGGAGGAGAATGAGCTGCACATGCGCCAG GTCGGACCCCGACCATTAGAGATGCAGCCGTGGGCGACCGACCCGCCGACCTTTTCATCAGAGCTGAGTCGACTCATCCGATACATCTCCAGCCCACAG GTGAACTGTTCCAAAGTTTTACCTCCAGCAGCTTCGCAGTGGCTGCTGTGTGCCGAGGAGTGGCTTCTTTCATCGGCACCTTGTGTTGCTTACTCTTTCAG CATGTCTGGAGGGGATGCAGATTTCCTGAAGACCGTCTCGGGGCTGGGATGTGAAGTCCACACGTTTGATCCAAGCAACTCCAATGTATCCCGCGGTTACCTTGGCAACCGCTTGGCTGGACTCCACGGTGAAGGGGGAGTGGTCAGGCAGCACAAGACGTGGTTGGAGTGGCGAGCACGGAGGAAGGGCAAGGCGGGGAGCAAGCTGGGAAGTGTTTCTGGAACACTGGCGGACATCATGACAGCTCTGGGACATCACATT GTTCACTTCCTCTATGCGGACCTGCTGAGTGCTGAGTGGAGGGTTTTTCAGAACTGGATCGAAACGGGAACTCTACAGCGCGTCCATCATCTGATCGCCGCCACCCACCTCCAGTGGCCCGGGTTCGAAGTCGGGGGGAGCGAGCAGGAGGTGCTGCGCTACTGGTTCAGCGTCCTGCAGGGTCTCCAGTCGGCTGGACTGAAGCTGGTCCACACTTCTGCTGGACCCGGTCAGAATGTGCTGAGACACGCCGCCGCAGGTGCTCACAGCTCCTACACGCTCAGCTGGGTCAACATGAGGCGCTGA
- the sytl1 gene encoding synaptotagmin-like protein 1 isoform X2, whose protein sequence is MSGSDLVYATIRHHKRTRSKVTDVPLASLFDAERAVTTHHKDTTLEADNRLCENKLEIENCQGSSKSAPTRRKNPVEQRLQHLYLSTSPPDCDVLTNGHSEESEEDLDGQDHDKDSLKDTETAYLKLSSSSGSLHSNYTLNGSMMSLFSSGVFGAVDVQGRMQFSLVYDTQKEELAVRIYRCEGIASGGKSHVDAYVKTYLLPDKSRKSKRKTVVKKKTENPVYDQTLKYKVRSCELRSRTLNMSVWHSEPLGSNVFLGEVEVPLGLWDWTCTEPLWQELQPRFQLNPETMSHRGTLMFSVKFVPEGHEGGGLPLSGELHIWLREAQGLLSTKGGAMDSYVKSYILPDASCQSGQKTRVVKRSVSPSYNHTMVYDGFQPGDLREACAELTVWHRDGTKTLVLGGIRLSSGTGLSYGETVSWMDSTEEEISVWTAVINNPNTWVDTSLPIRANLTHRSV, encoded by the exons ATGTCCGGGAGCGACCTGGTCTACGCCACCATTAGACACCACAAGAGGACCCGGAGCAAAG TAACCGATGTGCCACTAGCTTCGCTGTTCGATGCAGAGCGAGCCGTGACCACCCACCACAAAGACACCACCTTGGAGGCTGACAACAGATTGTGTGAGAACAAGTTGGAGATTGAAAA TTGCCAGGGAAGTTCAAAATCTGCACCTACCAGAAGGAAAAATCCTGTGGAGCAG CGTCTCCAACATCTTTATCTTTCCACCTCGCCACCAG ACTGCGACGTGCTGACAAACGGCCACTCAGAAGAATCAGAG GAGGATTTGGACGGACAGGATCATGACAAAGACTCTTTGAAAGACACTGAAACAGCCTATCTGAAACTCAGCAGCTCATCGGGCAGCCTGCACTCTAACTACACG CTTAATGGCAGCATGATGAGTCTGTTCAGCTCGGGGGTTTTTGGAGCGGTGGACGTGCAGGGCCGCATGCAGTTCTCATTGGTCTACGACACCCAGAAGGAGGAGCTGGCGGTGCGGATCTataggtgcgagggcatcgcctCGGGAGGGAAGAGCCATGTGGACGC gtacGTCAAAACCTATCTCCTGCCGGACAAGTCCCGGAAGAGTAAAAGGAAAAcagtggtgaagaagaagacggAAAATCCTGTCTATGATCAAACACTCAAA TATAAGGTGAGGAGCTGCGAGCTAAGGAGTCGGACCTTGAACATGTCGGTGTGGCACTCGGAGCCGCTTGGGAGCAACGTGTTTTTAGGCGAGGTGGAGGTGCCTCTGGGTTTGTGGGACTGGACCTGCACGGAGCCTCTCTGGCAGGAGCTGCAGCCTCGG TTCCAGTTGAATCCAGAGACCATGAGCCATCGCGGGACCCTCATGTTTTCAGTGAAGTTCGTCCCAGAAGGACACGAGG GTGGGGGTCTACCGCTGAGTGGGGAGCTGCACATCTGGCTCCGGGAGGCTCAGGGTCTCCTGTCCACCAAGGGAGGGGCGATGGACTCTTATGTTAAAAG CTACATCCTCCCAGACGCCAGTTGTCAGAGCGGTCAGAAGACGCGGGTAGTGAAGCGCTCTGTCAGCCCGTCTTATAACCACACCATGGTCTACGATGGATTCCAGCCTGGCGACCTGAGAGAGGCATGTGCCGAACTCACCGTGTGGCATCGCGACGGCACCAAGACCCTGGTGTTGGGAGGAATCCGCCTCAGCAGTGGAACTG GTCTCAGTTATGGAGAAACGGTCAGCTGGATGGACTCTACAGAGGAAGAGATCTCGGTTTGGACTGCAGTGATCAACAACCCAAACACCTGGGTGGACACTTCCCTTCCCATCAGAGCAAACCTCACACACAGATCCGtgtga